agtttgagaataggcaTTTTTATCTAGATTTTGTTTGCTCCGATATCTAGAGTTTTATAGTTTGAAATTTGGAGCCTTTAAGGAATGGTTTATTTTTTGTCATGAAAGTAGATGTACTTTTCCTCTTAATGAATGTctagatatttattaatatacTATACAACAGTGATTTACATAATCAATTTGATATACCAAGTATATTAATCGATTTATTTGGACCTTGACATCTTTATTTTCGCATCCAAATTATTATCACCTAACATGAATAAGGTGACACTTGAGTTTTTACAttcaatttttaaacaaaatttatcaCAAAATGAAGTCATTAAAATTTGGAAGAAATTTCATATGGCTTAAATTTAATGTACGAAATAGCAAACTCCAAAGATAAAAGAAGAGTACTAAAATATATTATGCTGTATATATTTTGTGTGAGTGACAAATATTGTAATTCTAGATTTGTCAACTTCTCAATATTTTGAGAGgttttttttgtttctctttctttaaaaaaaaaattacatcacATTCTTCATGTATTAACAATTGGCcagtgaaaaaaaaatcaatcaggCTATCTAGCATTCCTCATTCAAAAAAAGTACAAATCGTCAATGAAAAAATAGAAaggaagcatatatttcatacaTCGTCCTAACGAAAAAATTAGCCACTGATATAGGTAATTGTTGGAACAATAAATATCAAGCATTCACCATAATAACGAAGAACATTCTTGAAAAAGGTCCATCCAAACATCAATAAAATGTAGAAATGATACAACTCTCaatgaccaaaagagaaagagaCTGAAAAGTAAGGGCATCTCCTGCGCTGGCAACATTGACAGCACTGGGGAAAAtgtcaaatattatattttatgaaattagtaacaattaaaaagaaaaatacatggCATCGTTTGCCACTGTGGGCAACTTTGCCAAAAACAGAGTTGAAAAATTGATGTTCTATTGACTTGGGGGATCCACATAAAGAAATGGCAGGCAAAGCTATAGCCATCAACGTTGCTCTAAAGGTTTGATATAAGTGGGACCATAACAATCTTCTTTGTTAAAAACTTGAaagaacaaaatatataaaatacaaaatGAAGTGTAAAATCCACACAGCAATTATAATTTCTCTTGGAACTTTCAGAGAAACTTTTGATTGAGTAATGACATCGCAGCACATGAAACTAGTAATTTCTTGTAATTTCTCTTGAAGCTCTTGAATATGTATGTAATTTCTCTAGAAGCTCTTGAATAAGTAATGACACTGCTTCACATGAAGAGCCATTATTAGAAGGCAAGTATCTAAAGTTTCATTTGATGTAGAAAGAAAAACCCTGCACTACTAGTTCTTGTTTGAGGACGTATATCCTACTGGCTAACTAAAACGAGTTCTTATTTTCCTTCATGATTAGAATAATTATGAATAAAAATAACAGTACATAGTTTGACCACACATGAAATGAAACTTTCGATTCGTAGGCTTGTTCCTTTCAATAATTTGTTTGATTATGAGAATATATTGATATTACTGAGTACtgacatattttaaaataataaaccaaATTCAACTGTACATTAATCTTCTTTAATATATATAGCTGGTCAAACTTATAATAACCAGAATAACTTAAATATGTTTAGATGACAAAAGCAATGAGAAgagtatatattattaatattgacAACGCAGTGgccaaaaaaaaggaaaaaaaaaacgaGGGTAGATATGACACAGAAAACCAAAATAAGGCAGTTGGTTTGGTCTATGGCTTAAGTCAACCATGTAAAAACAAGTATTCAATCTCCATATATGTGATAAGAAGTGTAAGAATCTGTTCAACAATAGCCCCAACCCCATACGGAAATCTAGATTTTTCCTGAAACGCGCAGAAATCTCCATTATACAATCAGGCCACTTCTTTACATAGCCTTTTTTAATTGTGCCCAGCAATACCTGCAACACTCCAAGCAACTACGATCAAAAAACTATTGCCACGGAAAAATAATGCTAACTACATATAAGAAAAATTCGTTGTAAATACGTGTTGTGAAGATTACAAACTTTAAACTTTTAAGGCTCGGAATctcattaaaaagaaaatataatgatGACAAACGAGTGACAAAGAAAAAAAGTTCCCAAGCTGATAAAGCCCACTAAACATGCCGTTATGGAAATGTAAACTCATATACAACTGATAAATGACCTGATTAAAGAGCCATTTCAGCCTGCAAAGCAGCCAGTTCATCTTCTTCAGCAGTGCGCTTCTGAGGAACAGGACGAGCAGGTTGCCGGCCAGCAGGGACGTGCACTGGAGCAGCAGGAGCTGTTGTAGCAGGCTGGAGAAGTTGCTCTTCCAACTCAGCACCTTCAAGCTCTTCAAGCTCAGCttccagttcatcctgcaatcaTAACAGTATGCAACACTTTTCAGCATCCAAATTAATAAAGCCTAGAATAGTACAGAAAATGAAAATTTAACCAGCAGATACTCTATGACGATCAAAACTGTGCTAAAGAAAGAAATCTTAGAGAAAATCACGACCTCATCAAAATCAGCTGCGGCACCAAATGGAGCTGACAATGCATCCTGGATCTGTTTCATGTTCTCGGTCTGCTCATTAATCTCATCCATGGTCTTGTCCACATCATCTATGTTCCTGTTCAGAAAATACAGCATACATatcattagagtgggtttctaaaATTCAAAGCACCAAATAAAGAAAATGTGCCACATACGTTGCTTTCTGCATTGCTTTCATTGCAGCAGCACCAGTCCTCAAAGCATCAACAGTTTCGGTAGTGGCTTTTGCACCTTCTAGCATTATCatctgcaaatatatatatatatagttcgtCAACAATGACATCAAATATGAATCATCATAGCAAAACAGAACTTAAAATTCTTCTAGAAGGAGTGGGAACCATCAGGCTCATGAAACCCCAAGGATCACCTGATCATGAATACGCAACTGGAAATTTCCAAGTTGCTCTATTTGCTGTTCATAAAGCCTCTTCCTTTTTAAGCATTGTATGGCCGCTGTAAACAGCACCATGAGTTAGTCCAACCACAAACAACTAAAAAATTGCACCATAATGAAAAGCTTAAAAGTATAATATCCAAATCAAACGGTAGAGGTTTCTATGAAGAATAggcaaaaaaaaataatgaaagcaGATACGCAAACAGGACATAAAATTGAATCCCCATTCACAAATTAAAAGTGAATTGAAAAATAAAACTGAGCAGAACTAGGCATAACACTACAcagtattatttttaaaatatatagacATATATATCCATTAACTCATTACAATAACAAAACGACGGTGTGATGTGTTTGGTAGTTCAATTAACGGTGAAAGCAGAGATGGAGGATATTACCACCAACATAGAAGTTCCTTACTCaaaaaaataacaaggttgaaaaGCAAGAGCCAGAAAAGAAAATAGATAAATTTTTCTACTTGCAGTACAAATGACTCTAACATAATACGTCAATAAACGTCTAGTCATGCGATCTATATCAATCACAGAGTAAATCTGGACTAGCAAGTAACAAGATCACAAGTTAGGACTTAAAAACAACAGTCCATTAACCATGAAAATCATGCTCGACCTAAATGCTAAAGAATACTTATCACCACATTTCATCGTCATTACCCCTTTTGTTCTTTGCTCTAGTGAATTCTTTAGCTCTTTCAACTTCTGCACCAGCCTTTTTTAGTAATACTTTCTCTTTTTTCTCCAGCATTTCAAGTGTCTGcataaaagatttaaaaaaaagttGAGACTTTGGTTCAAGTAGATAAAAGATTGCCGAAAATGCAACACTGATGACTAAAAAGCAAGCAACAAGGTGGAATAAAAAAACCTCTACTTGATTTTTGTCCCTCACTATGTTTACCAAACGGTCTTCCATTGTAGCCAGAAAAAATACTTAATTGTAAATACGTTTTGCAGTCCACGATTCAAAATTACTTCTTTAAATAGTCAAGTAAT
This genomic interval from Humulus lupulus chromosome 8, drHumLupu1.1, whole genome shotgun sequence contains the following:
- the LOC133797160 gene encoding vacuolar protein sorting-associated protein 32 homolog 2 translates to MLNRLFGKPKQETNALTTLDKLNETLEMLEKKEKVLLKKAGAEVERAKEFTRAKNKRAAIQCLKRKRLYEQQIEQLGNFQLRIHDQMIMLEGAKATTETVDALRTGAAAMKAMQKATNIDDVDKTMDEINEQTENMKQIQDALSAPFGAAADFDEDELEAELEELEGAELEEQLLQPATTAPAAPVHVPAGRQPARPVPQKRTAEEDELAALQAEMAL